CATCGACATGCCCGCAGTGATGCCGACCTTGGTGGTGGGCACCTTCAGTTCGGGGTCGTATTGGCGACTGGTCAGCAGCGGCTCGTAGACCTTGGCGAGTTCGGGGTTGGCCCGCAGGGCAGGGACGACTGCGTAGGTCATCGAGATGGGGCAGACGTGGCCGGGTTCGGGTGTCCAGACCGACATCTTGGCGGCGCGTACGACGTGGGCGCCGGGCCGGTCGTCAGCCCACGGCGCGGCATGCAGGCCGTGGCCGATCGCCGTGCTCATCAGCGCGTGGTACGCCGGGTCGTACTCGACCTCGTCCACGCGATGGCCGTACCGGTCGTGGGTGTGCAGGATCGGCTGGTTGCGGTCGGCGAGCTCGCCCCAGCGCTGGGCCTGCTCTGAGCCCGCGATCGCGCCGAGGTCGTTGACCTCGTCGACGCCCCACTCGCCGCCCTCGCGGATCAGCGCCTCGGCGAGCACCGGCGACGTAGCCGGGTTGTAGTCCTCCAGCGGAGGAACCTGGTTGGTGACGACGTGCGTATCTGCCATGTCGCCGATATTACGCTTTCGCGACAGTCGTAGGGAAGATGTAATACTACCTACGTGGCGGGTGCGCCCTCGGGTTCCGGGACTTCGGGCGCGCTCGACCGACGCGCTCGTCGCGTCTGATGGCGGTGGAGCAGCACGATCGAGACGATGGCCAGGGCCCAGCCCAGCAGGATGTCGATGACGTAGTGCTCCGCGGTGTACACCAGCGTGAACGCCATGATCAGCGGATAGATCACCAGCACCGGACGCCAGCCCCAGTGCACCCGGTTCCACAGGAACATCGCCACCGCGGCGGTCATGCCGGCGTGGAGGGATGGAATGGCCGCGACGAGATTGACGCTGGCCTGGCCCTGATCGAGCAACGCCGTCGCCGAGTGCAGGTTGAGATTGCCCCAGCCCCGGCCGACGATACGTTCGATCCAGTTGTTGGCGCCGTCCTGCGCCGTTTGCATCGCGCCGAGGACGCCGCCGTCGGGCACGCCCCTGGCCGAGCGGAACATGCACTGCGGGTTGGCGGGGCCGCCCGCGACATCTTCGGGTGTGCAGCGCGCCGCAGCCCATGGCGGTGCGGCCGGCTGCGTGGCATAGACCACGAGCCCAGCGACCGAGATACCCACGAACAGCTTGACGAAGGCCTTCCATTCCTCACGGTCGCGCAGCCACAGCACCGCCGCCACCACGTAGGGAAGGATGAAGAACGACATGTAAACGCTGCTGACGACCACCTCCCACCAGGGCGGATCGGGCAGCTTCAGGTGCTCCTGCAGCCACACCGTCGGCATCGTCCCGGAGAAGAGCCAGCGGTCGACGTCGGCGGGCCACTCCCACAGGGTCGGCCGACCGATCATGTCGGCGGCGCCCCGGCTCAGGTCATAAGCGATCAGCACCAGGGCGAACGGCAGCCAGTCGCGGATGATGTAGAACATCCGGCGGCCCTGACCGATGCTCGCCGCGGCTAGGCCGGTGCAGATGTAGAGCAGGACCAGCTCGCGGTTGAACGCGAAGCCGTCGGTCGCGGTGCGATAGATGACGACTGTTGCCCAGATAGCGATTGCGATCCACCGCGTGATGCGCAGCCATCGGCCGGAACGACCCGCGCTCGATGGCGCCTCGACCGCAGTTGGCAGCACAACCGCTTGCTGCTCAATGGCGGACACTGAACCCCTCGGATGCCGGTCGGCGATCGGTACCGCCTGTTTCCGCCGACGAGCCTAGTTAACTGTCCGTGCACCCGAAATTTGAATGACGTTTTTGTTATTGCACCGTGCCCGGACGGCGGGTCAGCCGAGGTGCTCGCGCAGAAACGCGATG
The nucleotide sequence above comes from Mycolicibacterium moriokaense. Encoded proteins:
- a CDS encoding phosphatase PAP2 family protein gives rise to the protein MSAIEQQAVVLPTAVEAPSSAGRSGRWLRITRWIAIAIWATVVIYRTATDGFAFNRELVLLYICTGLAAASIGQGRRMFYIIRDWLPFALVLIAYDLSRGAADMIGRPTLWEWPADVDRWLFSGTMPTVWLQEHLKLPDPPWWEVVVSSVYMSFFILPYVVAAVLWLRDREEWKAFVKLFVGISVAGLVVYATQPAAPPWAAARCTPEDVAGGPANPQCMFRSARGVPDGGVLGAMQTAQDGANNWIERIVGRGWGNLNLHSATALLDQGQASVNLVAAIPSLHAGMTAAVAMFLWNRVHWGWRPVLVIYPLIMAFTLVYTAEHYVIDILLGWALAIVSIVLLHRHQTRRARRSSAPEVPEPEGAPAT